A genomic window from Triticum urartu cultivar G1812 chromosome 7, Tu2.1, whole genome shotgun sequence includes:
- the LOC125521101 gene encoding momilactone A synthase-like yields MFRLMRVLFSTAKSGAAGRAGSPSRPLSASSDSRRLAGKVAVITGAASGIGKVTAAEFVRNGAKVVLADVQDSLGRAVAAELGDPDTACYTRCDVTDEGQVAAAVDLAVARHGRLDVMFNNAGITGGNYAGSPIESLDMADFDRVMAVNLRGVAAGIKHAARAMVPRGAGCILCTSSTAGALGGSGPHAYSVSKMAVVGMVRSAAAELAARGVRVNAISPYAIATPMGVRSAREMLGLPPGGAGDEELIRRLFDEDINEMGGGVVLRAEDVARAAVFLTSEDARYITGHNLMVDGGFSVVKPLNVPAC; encoded by the exons ATGTTCCGATTAATGCGCGTCCTTTTCAG CACGGCGAAGAGCGGAGCGGCCGGAAGGGCAGGAAGCCCGTCACGCCCCCTCTCCGCTTCCTCTGACTCACGGAGGTTGGCCGGGAAGGTGGCCGTGATCACCGGCGCGGCGAGCGGCATCGGGAAGGTGACCGCCGCCGAGTTCGTCCGGAACGGCGCCAAGGTCGTGCTCGCCGACGTCCAGGACAGCCTGGGCCGCGCCGTGGCCGCCGAGCTCGGCGACCCGGACACGGCCTGTTACACCCGCTGCGACGTCACGGACGAGGGGCAGGTGGCGGCCGCCGTGGACCTCGCCGTGGCGCGGCACGGCCGGCTCGACGTCATGTTCAACAACGCCGGGATCACGGGCGGCAACTACGCGGGCTCCCCCATCGAGTCCCTGGACATGGCCGACTTCGACCGCGTCATGGCCGTCAACCTCCGCGGCGTGGCCGCCGGCATCAAGCACGCGGCGCGCGCCATGGTCCCGCGCGGCGCGGGGTGCATCCTCTGCACGTCCAGCACGGCGGGCGCGCTGGGCGGGTCGGGCCCCCACGCGTACAGCGTCTCCAAGATGGCCGTCGTCGGCATGGTGCGGTCCGCGGCGGCGGAGCTGGCGGCGCGCGGCGTGAGGGTGAACGCCATCTCGCCGTACGCCATCGCGACGCCCATGGGGGTGCGCTCCGCGAGGGAGATGCTAGGCCTCCCGCCGgggggcgccggcgacgaggagttGATCAGGCGGCTGTTCGACGAGGACATCAACGAGATGGGCGGCGGCGTGGTGCTGCGCGCGGAGGACGTTGCGAGGGCGGCGGTGTTCCTGACGTCCGAGGATGCCAGGTACATCACCGGGCATAATCTCATGGTCGACGGCGGGTTCTCCGTCGTGAAGCCGCTCAACGTCCCGGCCTGTTGA